ATGCGCGCCGACACGTCGCCCACCGACGCGGCGGGCATCACGAGCGCGCCCGGCGAGGCGGGCATGGTCGGCGCCGCGCGCGACGAATCGTGCGGCGTCGACGGCGTATCCTGACAGGCGAGAGCGGCGAGCAGCGCGGCCGCGGCGATGGCTCGAGGAAGGGCGTCGTGGCGAGTCACGGCGGGGATGTCGGGGGATTCGTGCGGCCGGCGCACGATGTCGCACGTCCCCCGACGCCGCAAGGCTGAGTTCGCCTGACTGCCTAACGGGCCGCGACCGCCCGCGTGCGCGGCCTCACCCCGGCGGGATCGTCAGCACGACCTGGTCGCCGGGCGCCACGCTGATCTCCTCCGATGCCGGCGGCGTGCGCCCGCCGATCGGATCGGCGATGAACCGCAGCGTCATGAGCGACTGCACGATCGACGCGGGAATCGTCAGCACCTGCGTGGAGTTGCCCGACACGGTGCCGAGCCGCACGCGCTCCGAGCCGCGGACGACGTAGATGTTGCGGTCGAGGAATCCCTGATTGACGACACGCACGGTCGTCCGCGCGACCGGCTCCGGCGCGTTCTTCCCCTTGCCGTAGCACGCCGACGCGCCGGCGACGAGCGTGGCGACGGCCGCGGTCACGAAGCCGCGGCGGCCGATGGACGACGAGAGTGGTCCCATGGGTGCGTGAGGACGTGGGTTGTCGCGCGATGTGCGGGGCGAACGGCGCCCCTCCCTGCGGGTAGATTACCGCGAAGCTCGCCGCGGCGCCGCCCACCCGGCGCGCCGTCTTCCGCTACCCGTTGGAGGCGTCGTGTGACGCGTTACCTCCCTCTCGCCGCGCTCGCCCTCGCGACCGTGCTCGCGACCGTGGCACGCGCGCAACAGCCCGTGACGAAGGACGCGCCCGCGGTCGCCGCCGCGCGCTCCATCGGCACCACGCCGACCGCCGCCGCGGCGCGCCTGTTCGTCGACTCCGTCGAGCGCCGGCTCGATGCGCTGAGCGTGACCGTGAACCAGGCCGAGTGGGTCGCCGCGACGTACATCACCGACGATACCGAGGCGCTCTCCGCCGACGCGCAGCAGCGATACGACGCCGCCGCGCAGCGCTTCGCGCTCGCCGCGCGCCGCTTCGACGGCGTGACCGTCCCACCCGATCTGCGGCGCAAGCTCACGCTGCTGAAGCTCGCGTTCACGGCGCCGCCGCCGAGCGACCCGGCGAAGGGCGCGGAGCTCGTGCGCCTCACGACCGGCATGGAGGGCGCGTACGGCCGCGGCACGTACTGCCGTCGCGGAGCGCTCGGCCAGCCCGCGGCCACCACCGGCGACTCCACCTGCTATCAGATCAACGATCTGTCGCGCGCGCTCGCCGAGAGCCACGACCCCGCGGTGCTGCTCGACGCGTGGCGCGGATGGCACGCGATCGGCGCGCCGCTGCGCCCGAAGTACGAGCGCTTCGTCGCGCTGTCGAACGAGGGTGCACGCGAGCTCGGGTTCGCGGACCTCGGCGCGATGTGGCGCGCGAACTACGACATGCCCGCCGACCAGTTCCCGCGCGAGGTCGAGCGGTTGTGGAAGCAGGTGGAGCCGCTGTACGTGGCGCTGCACGCCTACGTGCGCACGCGGCTCAACCAGCAGTACGGCGACGCCGTCGTCGCGAAGGACGGGATGATCCCGGCCCATCTGCTCGGCAACATGTGGGCGCAGGAGTGGGGCAACGTCTACCCGATCGTCGCGCCGCCGAACGCGTCGCCCACGTACGACCTCACGGCGCTCTTGAAGGCGAAGAACGTCGACGCGAAAGGGATGGCGAAGTACGCGGAGGGCTTCTTCACGTCGATGGGGTTCGCGCCGCTGCCGGCGACGTTCTGGGAGCGGTCGATGCTCGTGAAGCCGCGCGATCGCGAGGTGGTGTGCCACGCGAGCGCGTGGACGATCGACAACAAGAACGACGTCCGCATCAAGGCGTGCCTCGAGCCGACCGCCGACGACTTCGTCACGATCCACCACGAGGAGGGGCACAACTTCTACCAGCGCGCGTACTCGTCGCAGCCGTACCTGTTCCAGAACGGCGCGAACGACGGCTTCCACGAGGCCATCGGCGACGCGATCGCGCTGTCGATCACGCCGGGCTACCTGCAGCAGGCCGGTCTGCTCGCGACGCCGCCGAGCGCAGCGGCCGACACCGCGCTGCTGCTGCGCCAGGCGCTCGACAAGGTCGCGTTCCTCCCGTTCGGCCTCATGATCGACCAGTGGCGGTGGGGCGTGTTCAGCGGCGCGATCAAGCCGTCGGAGTACAACAAGGCGTGGTGGGACCTGCGCGCGCGCTACCAGGGCGTCGTGCCGCCGGTGGCGCGCAGCGAGGCGGACTTCGACCCCGGCGCGAAGTACCACGTCCCGGCGAACACGCCGTACATGCGCTACTTCCTCGCCCGCGTGCTGCAGTTCCAGTTCTATCGCGCGATGTGCCGCGCGGCCGGCCACACCGGGCCGCTGTATCGGTGCTCGTTCTACGGCAGCAAGGAGGCGGGGGCGAAGCTGGCGCGCATGCTGGAGGCGGGCCAGAGCAAGCCGTGGCAGGAGACGCTGTACGAGATGACGGGCGAGCGCGACATGGACGCCGGCGCGATGCTGGAGTACTTCGCGCCGCTGAAGGCGTGGCTCGACCGGCAGAACGCCGGGCATCCCGTCGGCTGGACGCCGCGCACCGCGACTCGATGAGTCGACGACCTGCTGCGTGGCTGCGTGGCTGCGAGAGTCGTTAGGCAGCTACGCGGCCACGCAGCTACGCAGCTACGCAGCTACTTCACACGGAGGGATGCATGCGCACGGGCATTCGAGTCATCGGATTGTTGGTCGCGCTGGCGCCGGCGGTGGGCGTGTCGCAGCCGGTCCCCGTGCACGAGTGGGAGGTGCCGTGGAAGAACGCGCGCCCGCGCGACCCGATCGCCGACCGGCAGGGGCGCGTGTGGTTCGTCGGTCAGGCGGGCAACTTCGTCGCGCGACTCGACCCCGCCACCGGCCAGTTCCACCGCTTCGCCATCGACGCCGATGCGTTCCCGCACACCGTGAACCTCGACGCGCGCGGCAACGCGTGGTTCACCGGCAACCGCAACGGCTCGGTGTACCGCATCGACGCGGCGTCGGGCAAGATCACGCGCTTCGCCGTTCCCGACTCGTCGGTGCGCGACCCGCACACGATCGCCGTCGCGCCGAACGGGGACCTCTGGTTCACCGCGCAGTTCGGGAACGCGGTGACGCGCCTGAACGCGGCCACCGGGCAGATGCGCGTCGTGAAGATGCCGGAGGCGAACTGGCGCCCGTACGGCATCGCCATGGACTCGAAGGGCCGGCCGTGGTTCGATCTGTTCGGCACGAACCGCATCGGCACGATCGACCCGGCGACGATGCAGCTGAAGACGTTCCCGCTCCCGAGCGACCGCGCGCGCCCGCGCCGCATCGCCGTGACGACCGACGACATGGTG
This DNA window, taken from Gemmatirosa kalamazoonensis, encodes the following:
- a CDS encoding virginiamycin B lyase family protein, with the translated sequence MRTGIRVIGLLVALAPAVGVSQPVPVHEWEVPWKNARPRDPIADRQGRVWFVGQAGNFVARLDPATGQFHRFAIDADAFPHTVNLDARGNAWFTGNRNGSVYRIDAASGKITRFAVPDSSVRDPHTIAVAPNGDLWFTAQFGNAVTRLNAATGQMRVVKMPEANWRPYGIAMDSKGRPWFDLFGTNRIGTIDPATMQLKTFPLPSDRARPRRIAVTTDDMVWYVDYVRGYIGRLDPRSGAVKEWQNPGGAASLPYAMTVDDQDRLWFVETGLKPNRLVGFDPKAEKFFGMTNIGGGDQPNTVRHMTFDKATGVIWFGTDLGTIGRAAVGSRNKPIS
- a CDS encoding M2 family metallopeptidase; translated protein: MTRYLPLAALALATVLATVARAQQPVTKDAPAVAAARSIGTTPTAAAARLFVDSVERRLDALSVTVNQAEWVAATYITDDTEALSADAQQRYDAAAQRFALAARRFDGVTVPPDLRRKLTLLKLAFTAPPPSDPAKGAELVRLTTGMEGAYGRGTYCRRGALGQPAATTGDSTCYQINDLSRALAESHDPAVLLDAWRGWHAIGAPLRPKYERFVALSNEGARELGFADLGAMWRANYDMPADQFPREVERLWKQVEPLYVALHAYVRTRLNQQYGDAVVAKDGMIPAHLLGNMWAQEWGNVYPIVAPPNASPTYDLTALLKAKNVDAKGMAKYAEGFFTSMGFAPLPATFWERSMLVKPRDREVVCHASAWTIDNKNDVRIKACLEPTADDFVTIHHEEGHNFYQRAYSSQPYLFQNGANDGFHEAIGDAIALSITPGYLQQAGLLATPPSAAADTALLLRQALDKVAFLPFGLMIDQWRWGVFSGAIKPSEYNKAWWDLRARYQGVVPPVARSEADFDPGAKYHVPANTPYMRYFLARVLQFQFYRAMCRAAGHTGPLYRCSFYGSKEAGAKLARMLEAGQSKPWQETLYEMTGERDMDAGAMLEYFAPLKAWLDRQNAGHPVGWTPRTATR